A portion of the Sulfurospirillum diekertiae genome contains these proteins:
- a CDS encoding FAD-dependent oxidoreductase: protein MTKNHYDVLVVGGGISGAALFYELAKYTDVKRIALVEKYERLAKLNSAGTSNSQTIHCGDIETNYTLEKAKKVKETASMIAKYCVAHGHEGKFLFSHQKMAIGVGDTEVTYMKNRYEEFKELYPYLEVFDKEKLAKIEPKLIYDLDGKERPDNIVGVGVEGGQYSTVDFGAMTESLVHEAQKIEGKVADVFLNSQVTNITKLGDMHVVMTKDQTFTADFVVVNAGAHSLYLAHDMGFGLDFACLPVAGSFYMTKKKMLNGKVYMVQHPKLPFAALHGDPDILADGCTRFGPTALVLPKLERYTGGTYLDFWQTLQFDGKVAKVFYDLMKDSDIRNYIFRNFFFEVPKFGKELFIKDARKIVPSLQLDEIEYAHHFGGVRPQVINKTEKKLMLGEASINPGTGIIFNMTPSPGATSCLGNARRDVRIVCEYLGRTFNEALFKQELVD, encoded by the coding sequence ATGACAAAAAATCACTATGACGTCTTGGTCGTCGGTGGCGGAATCTCAGGTGCAGCTCTTTTTTATGAGCTTGCAAAATATACAGACGTTAAGCGTATTGCGCTTGTCGAAAAATATGAGCGTTTAGCAAAATTAAATTCTGCAGGAACGTCAAATTCTCAAACCATTCACTGTGGTGACATAGAGACAAACTATACTCTAGAAAAAGCGAAAAAAGTCAAAGAGACTGCAAGCATGATCGCAAAATATTGCGTTGCACATGGGCATGAAGGCAAATTCTTGTTTTCGCATCAAAAAATGGCGATCGGTGTAGGTGATACCGAAGTCACTTATATGAAAAATCGATACGAAGAGTTCAAAGAACTTTATCCGTATTTAGAAGTCTTTGACAAAGAAAAACTTGCCAAAATTGAGCCAAAACTCATTTATGATCTTGATGGCAAAGAACGCCCCGATAACATCGTTGGCGTTGGCGTTGAAGGTGGACAGTACAGTACCGTTGATTTTGGTGCAATGACAGAGAGTTTGGTACATGAAGCGCAAAAGATAGAAGGCAAAGTCGCTGATGTCTTTTTGAACTCTCAAGTAACCAATATTACCAAACTAGGTGATATGCATGTTGTGATGACCAAAGATCAAACGTTTACGGCGGATTTTGTGGTAGTAAACGCTGGTGCACACTCACTGTATCTTGCACACGATATGGGATTTGGTCTTGACTTTGCATGTTTACCCGTTGCAGGTAGCTTTTATATGACAAAGAAAAAAATGCTTAATGGTAAAGTTTACATGGTTCAACACCCAAAACTTCCGTTTGCAGCATTGCATGGCGATCCTGATATTTTAGCCGATGGTTGTACTCGTTTTGGACCAACTGCCTTAGTTCTTCCAAAATTAGAGCGCTATACAGGCGGTACATATCTTGATTTCTGGCAGACACTCCAGTTTGATGGCAAAGTGGCGAAAGTTTTTTATGATTTGATGAAAGATAGCGACATTCGAAATTATATCTTCAGAAACTTCTTCTTTGAAGTTCCTAAATTTGGTAAAGAGCTTTTCATCAAAGATGCACGCAAAATTGTTCCATCATTGCAACTAGACGAGATTGAATACGCACATCACTTTGGTGGCGTAAGACCTCAAGTCATTAACAAAACAGAGAAAAAATTGATGTTAGGCGAAGCGAGCATTAATCCAGGTACGGGTATCATCTTTAATATGACACCAAGCCCAGGTGCTACAAGCTGTCTTGGTAATGCAAGACGTGACGTAAGAATCGTTTGTGAATACCTAGGTCGCACATTCAACGAAGCACTCTTTAAACAAGAACTCGTCGACTAA
- a CDS encoding succinyldiaminopimelate transaminase: MHFEPYPFEKLTELLKDITPNSAYPAVTLTIGEPQFETPDFIQEALKENAHLLKKYPKSSGEAYVNDAQRSFVKKRFGVELKASELISVFGTKEVLFNFPQYLLHDKQNPVMAYPNPFYQIYEGAAIASRARVVHLNLTKENGFKPDIHLAALKEADLIILNSPNNPTTSVLSLEELGEWVKFALKYDIVLLNDECYSELYVGEKPASLLEASLHVGNDTFKNILVLNSLSKRSSAPGLRSGFIAGDERILSGYAKYRTYVGAAIPLPLQKASAAAWNDMEHVELARAQYAKNLYLAHEILGVPAINATFYVWLEVKNDLEFTCKLYEQKNIKVLPGRFLGRGGVGENYVRIALVENSVKTEQILKEISDFISASK, from the coding sequence TTGCATTTTGAACCCTATCCCTTTGAAAAATTAACGGAATTACTGAAAGATATTACGCCAAATAGTGCGTATCCAGCGGTTACCTTAACCATTGGTGAACCACAGTTTGAGACACCTGATTTTATTCAAGAAGCACTCAAAGAAAATGCGCATTTACTCAAAAAATACCCCAAATCTTCGGGCGAAGCATATGTCAATGACGCACAACGCAGTTTTGTGAAAAAGCGTTTTGGCGTTGAACTTAAAGCCAGTGAGTTAATCTCTGTTTTTGGAACGAAAGAGGTGCTCTTTAATTTTCCACAGTACCTTCTCCACGACAAACAAAACCCTGTGATGGCGTATCCAAACCCTTTTTATCAAATTTACGAAGGTGCAGCCATTGCAAGTCGCGCTCGAGTTGTGCATCTGAATTTGACGAAAGAGAACGGATTTAAGCCAGATATTCATTTAGCTGCTCTTAAAGAAGCGGATTTGATTATTCTTAATTCTCCCAATAACCCTACCACTTCGGTGTTAAGCCTTGAAGAACTAGGTGAGTGGGTAAAGTTTGCCCTAAAATACGATATTGTTCTTCTCAATGATGAGTGTTACAGTGAACTTTACGTGGGCGAAAAGCCAGCCTCTTTGTTGGAGGCCTCTTTACATGTAGGCAATGATACCTTCAAAAATATTTTGGTTCTGAATTCTCTTTCCAAACGAAGTTCAGCTCCTGGTTTACGATCAGGTTTTATTGCAGGCGATGAGAGAATCCTCAGTGGTTATGCAAAGTATCGCACCTATGTGGGAGCAGCGATTCCCTTGCCGCTCCAGAAAGCATCGGCTGCAGCGTGGAATGATATGGAACATGTGGAGTTGGCACGTGCACAATACGCAAAGAATCTTTACTTAGCACATGAAATTTTAGGCGTACCTGCCATTAATGCAACGTTTTATGTTTGGTTAGAAGTGAAGAATGATTTGGAGTTTACATGTAAGCTGTATGAGCAGAAAAATATCAAAGTTTTGCCAGGTCGTTTCTTAGGGCGTGGCGGAGTTGGTGAAAACTATGTGCGCATTGCTCTTGTTGAAAATAGTGTGAAAACAGAACAAATTTTAAAAGAGATTAGCGATTTTATTTCTGCTTCAAAATAA
- the murC gene encoding UDP-N-acetylmuramate--L-alanine ligase produces the protein MKKVHFVGIGGIGLSALAKYLKQEGYEITGSDVKASKITAGLEEMGISVHIPHDPACITDQDLVVFSAVIKPDNIELVRAREKNMTIMPRREALLFILKNRRVFSVCGAHGKSTTSAMLASMVEGSLVIGAESKQYGSNMYYKEGNNVIFEADESDASFLNSNPYIAIVTNAEPEHMEYYNYDYDRFYGAYRHFLESAKIRVINAEDPFLSTLHELEADRLYPSRDISGIETVMRNGEPFTSFVLKDLGHFEVWGIGAHMALDASLAILASLHEMDVDTAREKLKSYQGIKKRFDLLTKSENFALIDDYGHHPTEIKATLQSAKKYAELMGLTKITAIWQPHKYSRTIDNLESFVNCFEGVDQLIILPVWKAGEKEVFIDFEKEFARYAPLLPPRIYRNGNSIEISPCEANQHIVNEGLVISFGAGDITYQLRGVM, from the coding sequence TTGAAAAAGGTTCATTTTGTAGGAATCGGCGGAATCGGGCTTTCCGCATTAGCAAAATATTTAAAACAAGAGGGTTATGAGATTACAGGTTCAGATGTTAAAGCCAGTAAAATTACAGCAGGCTTAGAAGAGATGGGCATTTCTGTGCATATTCCTCACGATCCAGCGTGTATTACCGATCAAGATTTAGTGGTGTTTTCAGCGGTTATTAAACCTGATAATATAGAGTTAGTAAGAGCACGTGAGAAAAATATGACGATCATGCCACGTCGTGAAGCTCTTTTGTTTATTTTGAAAAATAGACGTGTTTTTTCAGTCTGTGGAGCACATGGCAAAAGTACAACCAGCGCGATGCTCGCTTCGATGGTAGAAGGCTCTTTAGTTATTGGTGCAGAGAGTAAGCAGTATGGCTCTAATATGTACTACAAAGAGGGAAATAATGTTATTTTTGAAGCCGATGAGAGTGACGCGAGCTTTTTAAACTCCAATCCGTACATTGCGATTGTCACCAATGCTGAGCCTGAGCATATGGAGTATTATAATTATGATTATGACCGATTTTATGGTGCATATCGTCACTTTTTAGAGAGTGCTAAGATTCGTGTCATTAATGCAGAAGATCCCTTTTTGAGTACCCTTCATGAGCTTGAAGCAGATCGCCTTTATCCAAGTCGAGATATTAGTGGTATTGAAACTGTGATGCGAAACGGTGAACCTTTTACCTCATTCGTTCTTAAAGATTTAGGACATTTTGAAGTGTGGGGGATTGGTGCCCATATGGCACTTGATGCTTCACTCGCAATTTTGGCAAGTTTGCATGAGATGGATGTCGATACGGCACGCGAAAAATTGAAAAGCTACCAAGGGATTAAAAAGCGTTTTGATCTTTTGACAAAGAGTGAAAATTTTGCACTCATTGATGATTATGGTCATCATCCCACTGAGATTAAAGCAACATTGCAATCAGCCAAAAAATATGCTGAACTCATGGGACTTACAAAGATTACAGCGATTTGGCAACCACACAAATACTCACGTACGATTGATAATTTAGAGAGTTTTGTCAACTGCTTTGAAGGCGTGGATCAGCTTATCATTTTACCGGTTTGGAAAGCAGGTGAAAAAGAGGTTTTCATTGATTTCGAAAAAGAGTTCGCACGCTATGCGCCACTCTTACCACCACGAATTTATCGAAATGGAAATAGTATTGAGATATCTCCTTGCGAAGCGAACCAACACATAGTTAATGAAGGTTTGGTGATTAGTTTTGGTGCGGGAGATATAACCTATCAACTCAGAGGAGTTATGTGA
- a CDS encoding RidA family protein, with amino-acid sequence MKIVSTTNAPAAIGPYSQAIVVNDMVFTSGQIALKPDGSFLEGDVEAQTTQVLENLKAVLKEAGSSLKKVVKTTIFLANMDDFAKVNEVYGSFFKENKPARSTVGVKSLPKNALVEIEAIAVK; translated from the coding sequence ATGAAGATTGTTTCAACAACCAATGCACCTGCTGCGATTGGTCCGTATTCACAAGCCATTGTTGTGAATGATATGGTGTTTACTTCGGGGCAAATTGCACTGAAACCCGATGGTAGCTTTCTAGAAGGTGATGTGGAAGCGCAAACCACTCAAGTATTGGAAAACCTCAAAGCGGTACTTAAAGAGGCAGGAAGTAGTTTGAAAAAAGTGGTTAAAACGACTATTTTCTTAGCAAATATGGATGACTTCGCAAAAGTCAATGAGGTGTATGGCTCTTTCTTTAAGGAGAATAAACCTGCACGCAGTACGGTTGGCGTGAAATCACTGCCTAAAAATGCCCTAGTTGAAATCGAAGCAATCGCTGTAAAGTAA
- a CDS encoding HesA/MoeB/ThiF family protein — protein sequence MMHYFHRQVQLWGEETQQSLQRKKIVIIGCGGLGSSLAYALGSSGIGEIHLVDFDEVSVHNIHRQIAFKIGDEGKLKADVVKESIEARCPFVKVYAHIGRLEVFTCKEIDVDLIIDATDNLPTRSLIDAYAKEVKTPWIYGSVEAFNGQVCFFEQSSFSAFKISDKKPSGIAAPIVMHIASLQANLALRYLAGLSVKKDLLYYLFINEEGELITQKFGMPH from the coding sequence ATGATGCACTATTTCCACAGACAAGTACAGCTCTGGGGAGAAGAGACACAACAAAGTTTACAACGTAAAAAGATTGTCATCATTGGTTGTGGAGGTCTGGGAAGCTCTTTGGCGTATGCGCTAGGAAGTTCAGGGATTGGTGAAATTCACCTCGTGGATTTTGATGAAGTCAGTGTGCATAACATTCATCGTCAAATCGCCTTTAAAATAGGGGATGAAGGAAAACTCAAAGCCGATGTGGTGAAAGAGAGTATTGAAGCGCGTTGCCCTTTTGTTAAGGTTTATGCGCATATAGGACGTTTGGAAGTCTTTACATGTAAAGAGATAGACGTCGATCTCATCATTGATGCAACTGACAATTTACCAACACGCAGCTTAATTGATGCGTATGCTAAAGAGGTGAAAACGCCATGGATTTATGGCTCAGTCGAAGCCTTTAATGGGCAAGTCTGCTTTTTTGAGCAGAGCAGTTTTTCTGCCTTCAAGATTAGTGACAAAAAGCCTTCAGGTATTGCTGCACCCATTGTGATGCACATAGCCTCTTTGCAAGCGAATCTAGCACTGCGTTATTTAGCAGGGCTTAGTGTTAAAAAAGATTTGCTTTATTATCTGTTTATCAATGAAGAGGGTGAACTCATCACCCAAAAATTTGGAATGCCACACTAA
- a CDS encoding endonuclease MutS2 produces MEKLFSKLDLVDYAQSFKHFLAREKPLFMEGDANLHYKLIHELLTRDRLKPLPEVPSLDVALMHLSKMGILRLNEIFAFVQIVKYMQYLKNMLIDQSLGEWMERILIPQEITQICDYFDEKGELKPSVDEQFANIAQSLKMVKDEMNSTLRRLISTEKIALYLADKQIHYINNQEALLVRGGFNHVLKGNVIGRSSSGFFYVVPESLGKLVSRESELIDRKEELVYKYAKQISSVFTKQLKFLGFVNKEFDRFDAYYARVAYAREKDMEFVLPSKSNTIKLENFAHPALVNPKPITINFSKQVLMITGVNAGGKTMLLKSILSAAILSKYLLPMRIDAKHSSIGSFKEVFAILDDPQNVKNDISTFAGRMNEFSKLFGKKVALIGVDEIELGTDADEAANLFKVMIEKLIDKEMKIVITTHHKRLASLLATHPEVELLAAIYDEKSERPTYGFLKGTIGRSYAFETALRYGIPQSLVAEARVLYGEDKEKLNELIQKNIDLELEMRKTSEELDARLREVEKLKESLRDEKERVREEFDSAYSKMSKEFNQAIGEAKKAIKSSDTKESHRLLNKANQLHQETRKVIPDQKAEPLHVNDKIKYGSSKGIIKSIKKEEATIECDGIMLRVPLSKLKRTGNQPKVHKAGVVISKETPSGSMILDLHGLRADEAVERLDKFLSDALMSGFDEVLVYHGIGTGKLAYAVRTFLSTYPSLVSYGDAPINMGGYGATLIKL; encoded by the coding sequence ATGGAAAAACTTTTTTCAAAACTGGATTTGGTCGATTATGCCCAAAGCTTTAAACACTTTTTAGCACGTGAAAAACCCCTCTTTATGGAGGGTGATGCCAACTTGCATTATAAATTGATTCACGAGCTCCTTACCCGTGATCGCCTCAAGCCTCTGCCTGAAGTTCCTTCTTTGGATGTAGCACTCATGCATCTTAGTAAGATGGGGATACTTCGCCTCAATGAAATTTTTGCGTTTGTCCAAATTGTCAAATATATGCAATATCTCAAAAATATGTTGATTGATCAAAGTCTGGGCGAATGGATGGAACGAATTCTGATTCCGCAAGAGATTACACAAATTTGTGACTATTTTGATGAGAAAGGGGAACTAAAACCTAGCGTTGATGAGCAATTCGCCAACATTGCCCAAAGTCTCAAAATGGTGAAAGATGAGATGAACAGCACGCTTCGTCGTCTCATCTCCACTGAAAAAATAGCCCTCTATCTTGCCGATAAGCAGATTCACTATATCAATAATCAAGAAGCACTTTTGGTTCGCGGTGGTTTTAACCATGTGCTCAAAGGTAATGTTATTGGACGTAGTAGTAGTGGATTTTTCTATGTCGTACCTGAATCTTTAGGCAAACTCGTGAGTCGCGAAAGTGAACTGATAGACCGCAAAGAAGAGCTGGTTTACAAGTACGCCAAGCAAATCTCTTCAGTGTTTACGAAACAGCTCAAATTTTTGGGTTTCGTGAACAAAGAGTTTGATCGTTTTGATGCTTACTATGCCAGAGTGGCGTATGCGAGAGAAAAAGATATGGAGTTTGTGCTTCCTTCTAAGAGTAATACTATTAAACTTGAAAATTTTGCGCATCCAGCCCTTGTCAATCCAAAACCCATTACGATTAATTTTAGTAAACAGGTTTTAATGATAACCGGTGTGAATGCGGGTGGTAAGACAATGCTTTTAAAATCCATCCTCTCGGCTGCCATTTTGAGTAAATACCTGCTTCCAATGCGCATTGATGCCAAACATTCGAGTATTGGTTCTTTTAAAGAGGTATTTGCCATTTTGGATGATCCTCAAAATGTCAAAAATGACATTTCAACTTTTGCTGGGCGGATGAATGAGTTTAGTAAACTTTTTGGTAAGAAAGTAGCACTCATTGGTGTGGATGAGATTGAGCTGGGAACAGACGCGGATGAAGCGGCCAATCTTTTTAAAGTGATGATCGAAAAACTGATCGACAAAGAGATGAAAATCGTCATTACTACCCACCATAAACGCTTAGCTTCTTTGCTTGCCACGCATCCTGAAGTTGAACTTTTGGCCGCAATTTACGATGAAAAGAGCGAGCGTCCCACATACGGCTTTCTCAAAGGAACGATTGGTCGAAGTTATGCCTTTGAAACAGCCCTTCGCTATGGTATTCCTCAGTCTCTCGTTGCAGAAGCACGCGTTTTGTACGGCGAAGACAAAGAAAAGCTCAATGAGCTCATTCAAAAAAATATTGACTTAGAGCTTGAAATGCGCAAAACGTCAGAAGAGCTTGATGCGAGACTTCGTGAGGTAGAAAAACTTAAAGAGTCTTTGCGCGATGAAAAAGAGCGCGTGAGAGAAGAGTTTGATTCTGCATATTCTAAAATGTCAAAAGAGTTCAATCAAGCAATTGGTGAAGCAAAAAAAGCGATTAAAAGTTCGGATACCAAAGAGTCACATCGTCTGTTAAACAAAGCCAACCAATTGCACCAAGAGACACGTAAAGTGATTCCCGATCAAAAAGCAGAGCCTTTACATGTAAACGATAAAATCAAATACGGAAGCTCCAAAGGCATCATTAAAAGCATTAAAAAAGAGGAAGCAACCATCGAGTGTGATGGCATTATGCTTCGTGTCCCTCTCTCTAAACTCAAGCGAACGGGCAATCAACCTAAAGTGCATAAAGCAGGTGTTGTCATCTCCAAAGAGACACCGAGTGGTTCGATGATTTTAGATTTGCACGGGCTTAGAGCTGATGAAGCGGTTGAAAGACTTGATAAATTTTTAAGTGATGCTCTGATGAGTGGTTTTGATGAGGTTTTGGTGTATCATGGTATTGGTACGGGAAAGTTAGCGTATGCAGTAAGAACCTTTTTAAGCACCTATCCATCACTCGTTTCCTATGGTGATGCACCGATTAATATGGGTGGTTATGGTGCTACATTGATTAAACTTTAA
- the dapE gene encoding succinyl-diaminopimelate desuccinylase, producing the protein MLTTEELFLKLLRFVSVTPHDDGAFAFIKEYLNDFDVIEVNVEETKNLFLYKRFSEGPHLCFAGHIDVVPAGFGWQSEPFEPIIKEGVVYARGTQDMKSGVCAFLQALKQTDSFKGTLSVLLTSDEEGDAKHGTIELLKALKIRSFLPDYAIVAEPTSETVFGDAIKIGRRGSINGVIEITGKQGHAAYPEKAVNPVHQVASILHKLAGHLLDDGDEDFTPSQMVITDIRGGMEVTNVTPGNLKIMFNVRNSTQTDIEKIRVYVEDVLQGLNFSLNLSQSAQPFITCKDSLIIKTLSNALLHVKGKVPKLSTAGGTSDARFFGNFGVATVECGVVNDTIHAPNECCPLSEVDALVSVFKTVIENFKKEVL; encoded by the coding sequence ATGTTAACAACAGAAGAACTTTTCTTAAAACTTTTACGCTTTGTCTCCGTAACACCTCATGATGATGGTGCTTTTGCGTTTATAAAAGAGTATTTGAATGATTTTGACGTTATCGAAGTGAACGTTGAAGAAACGAAAAATCTCTTTTTATATAAACGCTTTAGCGAAGGCCCCCATCTCTGTTTTGCGGGACATATTGACGTTGTACCCGCTGGGTTTGGATGGCAGAGTGAGCCGTTTGAACCTATCATTAAAGAGGGTGTTGTCTATGCTAGGGGTACGCAAGATATGAAAAGTGGCGTGTGCGCATTTTTACAAGCACTGAAGCAGACAGATTCTTTCAAAGGGACACTTTCAGTACTTCTTACCAGTGATGAAGAAGGAGATGCTAAACATGGCACTATTGAACTCCTCAAAGCGTTAAAAATTCGTTCTTTCTTACCAGACTATGCCATTGTAGCGGAGCCCACATCCGAAACAGTTTTTGGAGATGCCATCAAAATTGGGCGTAGAGGTTCCATCAATGGGGTAATTGAAATTACAGGCAAGCAAGGTCATGCTGCCTATCCTGAAAAAGCGGTCAATCCTGTACATCAAGTAGCTTCCATACTGCACAAACTTGCAGGGCATTTACTTGATGATGGTGATGAGGATTTTACCCCTTCCCAAATGGTCATTACCGACATTCGCGGTGGTATGGAAGTCACCAATGTTACTCCTGGAAATCTCAAAATTATGTTTAATGTTCGCAACTCGACTCAAACCGATATAGAAAAAATTCGTGTTTATGTGGAAGACGTTCTTCAGGGGTTGAATTTTAGCTTGAACCTCAGTCAAAGTGCGCAACCATTTATTACATGTAAAGACTCTTTAATTATCAAAACACTCAGTAATGCCCTTTTACATGTAAAAGGAAAAGTACCTAAACTTTCCACGGCTGGTGGAACCAGTGATGCTCGTTTTTTTGGTAATTTTGGTGTCGCAACGGTAGAATGTGGTGTGGTCAATGATACGATTCATGCTCCTAATGAATGTTGCCCTTTGAGTGAAGTAGATGCTTTAGTATCTGTATTTAAAACTGTAATTGAAAACTTTAAAAAGGAAGTTCTATGA